The following coding sequences are from one Pyxidicoccus trucidator window:
- the rnk gene encoding nucleoside diphosphate kinase regulator: protein MNTLHTVAVTEIDLERLQRVLDLHGETSRAEHTEALEWKLSKAQVTSSEAVSPGVVTMNSTVLFEDEGKGEFQEVTLCYPKDALSAPGRVSVLAPVGIALLGLSPGQRVELDVPGGHKRRLRVVAVPYQPEAAGHFHL from the coding sequence ATGAACACCCTCCACACGGTTGCCGTCACCGAGATTGACCTGGAGCGCCTGCAGCGAGTGCTCGACCTCCATGGCGAGACTTCCCGCGCCGAGCACACCGAGGCGCTCGAGTGGAAGCTCTCGAAGGCGCAGGTCACCTCTTCCGAGGCCGTGTCGCCGGGCGTCGTGACGATGAACAGCACCGTGCTCTTCGAGGATGAGGGCAAGGGAGAGTTCCAGGAGGTGACGCTCTGCTACCCCAAGGACGCGCTGAGCGCTCCCGGCCGGGTGTCGGTGCTCGCGCCCGTGGGCATCGCCCTCCTGGGCCTGTCCCCGGGGCAGCGCGTGGAATTGGACGTTCCAGGCGGCCACAAGCGCCGGCTGCGCGTGGTGGCCGTGCCCTACCAGCCCGAGGCCGCGGGACACTTCCACCTGTGA
- the hemN gene encoding oxygen-independent coproporphyrinogen III oxidase, whose protein sequence is MEPLLDVPTPSEELLSRYNVSGPRYTSYPTAPMWREDFGADALSERLIGAGAQSGSEPLSLYVHLPFCRSLCWYCGCNVVISKDAGAADRYLDHLALELDLVAERLGARRSLSQVHWGGGTPTFLSEAQLERLWTELTRRFTPLPDAEVAIEVHPALTTPGQLSLLRQLGFNRVSMGLQDFDPQVQRTTNRLQTPEQTRALLEHARALGFSGVNFDLIYGLPHQNAESWARTLETVLSMRPDRLAVYSFAYMPEVLKHQRRMPADALPGARAKLDLFRSAYASFVGAGYRPIGMDHFAVPEDELARAQAERRLGRNFQGYTVKAASDVVALGSTGISDVGGAYAQNVRPLPHYYARVAEGRLATERGLALTDDDRRRRAVITQLMCNFWTDLGDEGSRYFAPELERLRTFEDDGLVVRTGSQLELTPLGRLFVRNVAMVFDAQLSRAERPRFSRTV, encoded by the coding sequence ATGGAACCGCTCCTGGACGTCCCCACGCCCTCCGAGGAACTGCTGAGCCGGTACAACGTCTCCGGCCCGCGGTACACCAGCTACCCCACCGCGCCCATGTGGCGGGAGGACTTCGGCGCCGACGCCCTCTCCGAGCGGCTCATCGGCGCGGGCGCCCAGTCCGGGTCGGAGCCGCTGTCGCTGTATGTCCACCTGCCGTTCTGCCGCAGCCTCTGCTGGTACTGCGGCTGCAACGTCGTCATCAGCAAGGACGCAGGCGCGGCGGACCGGTACCTCGACCACCTCGCCCTGGAGCTGGACCTGGTGGCGGAGCGGCTCGGCGCTCGGCGCTCCCTGTCGCAGGTGCACTGGGGCGGCGGCACGCCCACCTTCCTCTCCGAAGCGCAGCTGGAGCGGCTGTGGACGGAGCTGACCCGCCGCTTCACGCCCCTGCCCGACGCGGAGGTGGCGATTGAAGTCCACCCCGCGCTGACGACGCCCGGACAGCTCTCGCTGCTGCGCCAGCTCGGCTTCAACCGCGTGTCCATGGGCCTGCAGGACTTCGACCCCCAGGTGCAGCGGACCACGAACCGCCTCCAGACGCCGGAGCAGACGCGGGCGCTGCTGGAGCACGCTCGTGCGCTGGGCTTCAGCGGCGTGAACTTCGACCTCATCTACGGCCTGCCGCACCAGAACGCCGAGAGCTGGGCCCGCACGCTGGAGACGGTGCTGTCCATGCGGCCGGACCGGCTGGCCGTCTACTCCTTCGCGTACATGCCGGAGGTGCTGAAGCACCAGCGGCGCATGCCCGCGGACGCGCTCCCCGGCGCGCGCGCCAAGCTGGACCTGTTCCGCTCCGCCTACGCGTCCTTCGTCGGCGCGGGCTACCGGCCCATCGGCATGGACCACTTCGCGGTGCCCGAGGACGAGCTGGCGCGCGCCCAGGCCGAGCGCCGGCTGGGTCGCAACTTCCAGGGCTATACGGTGAAGGCCGCGTCGGACGTGGTGGCGCTCGGCAGCACCGGCATCAGCGACGTGGGCGGCGCATATGCCCAGAACGTGCGCCCGCTGCCGCACTACTACGCGCGCGTGGCCGAGGGGCGGCTGGCCACCGAGCGCGGCCTCGCCCTCACCGACGACGACCGGCGCCGCCGCGCCGTCATCACCCAGCTCATGTGCAACTTCTGGACGGACCTGGGCGACGAGGGCTCGCGGTACTTCGCCCCGGAGCTGGAGCGGCTGCGGACCTTCGAGGACGACGGGCTGGTGGTCCGCACCGGCTCGCAGCTGGAGCTGACGCCCCTGGGCCGGCTCTTCGTGCGCAACGTGGCGATGGTGTTCGACGCGCAGCTCTCCCGGGCCGAGCGGCCCCGCTTCTCAAGGACGGTGTGA
- a CDS encoding TlpA family protein disulfide reductase, whose protein sequence is MRRQVGRAEAGGVLAVRGATARGLKALVLAVALLAVTTAGAVPRPGELLPEFSTRDLLDRPHQSRELVGRPTLLVVITDKDGGDEMRRWFDTAETRVPESVHRASILTFKVPFFVSAGTVRGKAREKVPRAFWTDTWLDKNGAMGKSLGLATSRTPYAFVLDARGRVVAAVHGTADAREAQAVWDALTRGSGGQGGSGTNVPSSGAGTVR, encoded by the coding sequence ATGAGACGACAGGTGGGACGCGCGGAGGCGGGTGGTGTGCTCGCGGTACGTGGCGCCACGGCGCGCGGGCTGAAGGCCCTGGTGCTGGCGGTGGCGCTGCTGGCCGTCACCACCGCGGGCGCCGTGCCCCGGCCGGGAGAGTTGCTCCCGGAGTTCTCCACTCGCGATTTGCTGGACCGCCCCCACCAGAGCCGCGAGCTGGTGGGCCGGCCCACGCTGCTGGTCGTCATCACCGACAAGGATGGCGGCGACGAGATGCGCAGGTGGTTCGACACCGCGGAGACTCGCGTGCCCGAGTCCGTCCACCGTGCCTCCATCCTCACCTTCAAGGTGCCCTTCTTCGTGAGCGCCGGCACCGTGCGCGGCAAGGCTCGCGAGAAGGTGCCCCGCGCCTTCTGGACCGACACGTGGCTGGACAAGAACGGCGCCATGGGCAAGTCGCTGGGGCTGGCCACCAGCCGCACGCCCTATGCCTTCGTGCTCGATGCCCGGGGCCGCGTGGTGGCCGCCGTCCATGGCACCGCCGACGCGCGGGAGGCCCAGGCCGTCTGGGACGCGCTCACCCGGGGGAGCGGGGGGCAGGGTGGGAGCGGAACGAACGTTCCTTCCTCCGGAGCCGGCACCGTGCGGTGA
- a CDS encoding DUF4476 domain-containing protein — protein MKALAIAVAILTASAALAQSAPQGAELRRPPPPGRPMPQPPPPARNLAVVDRAEMNARMERLEKLLEEAEQRTDHRGDGRNKLRRAQETLDSLQQLLAEAPSAGSVYPTPAPQPLPPPTVPVVRPMPDGHFKRVNEAVAKETFVEDKMRVLTLAAGDNYFLISQVGQLMTHFSFSQDKLTVVRSLKPRILDPENGYQLYSAFSFSSDKKRLQEILAQR, from the coding sequence ATGAAGGCCCTAGCCATCGCAGTTGCCATCCTCACCGCCAGCGCCGCCCTCGCCCAGAGCGCCCCGCAGGGCGCCGAGCTCCGCCGCCCCCCGCCCCCGGGCCGCCCCATGCCGCAGCCGCCTCCGCCCGCGCGCAACCTGGCCGTGGTGGACCGCGCGGAGATGAACGCCCGCATGGAGCGCCTCGAGAAGCTGCTGGAGGAGGCCGAGCAGCGCACCGACCACCGCGGTGACGGGCGCAACAAGCTGCGCCGGGCGCAGGAGACGCTGGACTCGCTGCAGCAGCTGCTCGCCGAGGCTCCTTCCGCGGGCAGCGTCTACCCGACGCCGGCTCCGCAGCCCCTGCCCCCGCCGACCGTGCCGGTGGTGCGGCCCATGCCGGACGGCCACTTCAAGCGCGTGAACGAGGCGGTCGCCAAGGAGACCTTCGTGGAGGACAAGATGCGCGTCCTCACCCTGGCCGCTGGCGACAACTACTTCCTCATCTCCCAGGTGGGGCAGCTCATGACCCACTTCTCCTTCTCGCAGGACAAGCTCACCGTGGTGCGCTCACTGAAGCCGCGCATCCTCGACCCGGAGAACGGCTACCAGCTCTACAGCGCCTTCTCCTTCTCCAGCGACAAGAAGCGCCTCCAGGAAATCCTCGCGCAGCGTTGA
- a CDS encoding M28 family peptidase, with translation MRRRGWWMGLGAAVLTAGLGLACVWSQGRAPPPARPSSLPGATVEPDTLRANVRMLSETFHPRDASHPENLERVAAWLEDHLARAGGQVESQPVHAGGREYRNLIARFGPEDGERLIIGAHYDSAHGTPGADDNASGVAGLLELAVLLGRKPPPLRVDLVAYTLEEPPWFSTRDMGSAVHARSLKDAGVKVRAMLALEMLGTFSDAPDSQDYPLPVLHLRYPDTGHFIGVVGTRGDGGLTDAVAEAMRAGSPLPVESLVAPPSLPGVGLSDHASFWEQGYRAVMVTDTAFFRNPRYHTAGDTWDTLDYARMAQAIQGVYAAVWTLAGSPLPGE, from the coding sequence ATGAGACGACGGGGCTGGTGGATGGGACTCGGGGCCGCGGTGCTGACGGCGGGCCTCGGCCTCGCGTGTGTGTGGAGTCAGGGGCGCGCTCCCCCACCCGCGCGCCCGTCCTCCCTGCCTGGGGCAACGGTGGAGCCCGACACCCTGCGAGCGAACGTCCGCATGCTCTCGGAGACCTTCCACCCCCGTGACGCCTCGCACCCGGAGAACCTGGAGCGAGTCGCTGCCTGGCTCGAGGACCACCTCGCGCGAGCAGGTGGGCAGGTGGAGTCCCAGCCCGTCCACGCGGGAGGCCGCGAGTACCGCAACCTCATCGCCCGCTTCGGCCCGGAAGACGGCGAGCGGCTCATCATCGGCGCGCACTACGACTCGGCCCACGGCACGCCGGGCGCGGACGACAACGCCAGTGGCGTCGCCGGCCTGCTGGAGCTGGCGGTGCTGCTCGGCCGCAAGCCGCCGCCCCTCCGCGTGGACCTGGTGGCGTACACCCTGGAGGAGCCGCCCTGGTTCTCTACCCGCGACATGGGCAGCGCGGTGCACGCGCGCTCGCTGAAGGACGCCGGAGTGAAGGTGCGCGCCATGCTGGCGCTGGAGATGCTCGGTACCTTCAGCGACGCGCCGGACAGCCAGGACTACCCGCTGCCGGTGCTCCACCTGCGCTACCCGGACACGGGCCACTTCATCGGCGTGGTGGGAACCCGTGGGGACGGCGGCCTCACCGACGCGGTGGCGGAGGCCATGCGAGCGGGGAGCCCGCTGCCGGTGGAGAGCCTCGTCGCGCCCCCGTCCCTGCCGGGGGTGGGGCTCTCGGACCACGCCAGCTTCTGGGAGCAGGGCTACCGGGCGGTCATGGTGACGGACACGGCCTTCTTCCGGAACCCGCGCTACCACACCGCCGGGGATACGTGGGACACGCTTGACTACGCGCGTATGGCCCAGGCCATCCAGGGGGTGTATGCCGCTGTCTGGACGCTGGCCGGAAGTCCGCTCCCCGGGGAATGA
- a CDS encoding 2,3-bisphosphoglycerate-dependent phosphoglycerate mutase, producing the protein MPTLALVRHGQSLWNHENRFTGFVDVPLTEQGRDEARLAAKALQGMKFDVAYTSVLTRAQETLTIILEALGQRIPVIRDAALNERHYGDLQGLNKADAAKEFGEQQVKLWRRSYDVPPPNGESLAMTAKRVLPFYDRAIAGDLRQGKHVLVVAHGNSNRSLVMKLDELTGEQVVGLELATGVPVVYELSPDVKVLSKRLPVP; encoded by the coding sequence ATGCCCACTCTCGCACTCGTCCGACACGGTCAGTCCCTCTGGAACCATGAGAACCGCTTCACCGGCTTCGTGGACGTGCCCCTCACGGAGCAGGGCCGCGACGAGGCCCGGCTCGCGGCGAAGGCGCTCCAGGGGATGAAGTTCGACGTCGCCTACACCTCCGTCCTCACCCGCGCACAGGAGACGCTGACCATCATCCTGGAGGCGCTCGGCCAGCGCATTCCCGTCATCCGCGACGCGGCCCTCAACGAGCGCCACTACGGCGACCTCCAGGGACTCAACAAGGCGGACGCGGCGAAGGAGTTCGGCGAGCAGCAGGTGAAGCTGTGGCGCCGCTCCTACGACGTGCCCCCGCCCAACGGCGAGTCCCTGGCGATGACGGCGAAGCGTGTGCTCCCCTTCTATGACCGGGCCATTGCGGGTGATTTGCGCCAGGGCAAGCACGTGCTGGTGGTGGCGCACGGCAACTCCAACCGCTCCCTGGTGATGAAGCTGGACGAGCTCACCGGCGAGCAGGTGGTGGGGCTGGAGCTCGCCACGGGCGTGCCCGTGGTCTATGAGCTGTCGCCGGACGTCAAGGTGCTGTCCAAGCGTCTGCCCGTTCCCTGA
- a CDS encoding YaiI/YqxD family protein: MKIWVDADACPGPVRDILLRSSQRLKVPTVFVANKALSLPRSELVSTVQVGAGLDVADRHIAASAQRGDLAVTQDIPLAALLVPRGVVVLDPRGELFSEENIAERLSVRNFMQELRESGVMTGGPGGFSAQDRQQFAAALDRELTRLLKPGR; the protein is encoded by the coding sequence ATGAAAATCTGGGTCGATGCCGATGCCTGCCCCGGGCCGGTCCGGGACATCCTGCTGCGGTCCTCGCAGCGCCTGAAGGTGCCCACCGTCTTCGTGGCCAACAAGGCGCTGTCCCTTCCGCGCTCGGAGCTCGTCTCCACGGTGCAGGTGGGGGCGGGGCTGGACGTGGCGGACCGGCACATCGCGGCCTCGGCGCAGCGGGGAGATCTGGCCGTCACGCAGGACATTCCGCTGGCCGCGCTGCTGGTGCCCCGGGGCGTGGTGGTGCTGGACCCGCGCGGGGAGCTCTTCTCCGAGGAGAACATCGCCGAGCGCCTCTCGGTGCGGAACTTCATGCAGGAGCTGCGTGAGAGCGGAGTGATGACGGGAGGCCCGGGAGGCTTCTCCGCGCAGGACCGCCAGCAGTTCGCCGCCGCCCTGGACCGTGAGCTGACCCGGCTCCTCAAGCCCGGCAGGTAG
- a CDS encoding serine hydrolase domain-containing protein produces MPTPTELIQEETRRYRRGYRGASLCVGLTWRGEHHLHGLRGKGAPPPTHAIYALGELTQVFTGTLLALLVEQEKLRLDTPLADLIPRALLPDDAAGRLTVEQLATHTSGLPHLPPNLDAAPQNPEDPFGHYSAGLFGDFLRSYRPASPPPRPYAESLLGMGVLGHALSRRAGLNYGHALRDLLFKPLGLVDTTARVTEEQQPRLTPGHTARGKPLPAWNFPALPGAGALHSTAPDLLRFLDANLGRASDAGLVRALKLAQAPRVDAGPARLALGWTVSTVRGHAVVWRSSVMGGYTGFLGFAPAADAGVVLLSDHGWSLLAALRGRVPLEGPGLTLLTRLLP; encoded by the coding sequence ATGCCCACGCCCACCGAGCTCATCCAAGAGGAGACCCGGCGCTACCGGCGGGGGTATCGCGGAGCCTCGCTCTGCGTGGGCCTCACGTGGCGTGGCGAGCACCACCTACACGGCCTCCGAGGCAAGGGGGCCCCGCCGCCCACCCATGCCATCTACGCCCTGGGAGAGCTCACGCAGGTCTTCACGGGCACACTCCTCGCGCTGCTGGTGGAGCAGGAGAAGCTGCGGCTGGATACCCCGCTCGCGGACCTCATCCCCCGGGCGCTGCTGCCGGACGATGCCGCGGGCCGCCTCACCGTGGAGCAGCTCGCCACGCACACCTCGGGCCTGCCGCACCTGCCGCCCAACCTGGACGCGGCGCCCCAGAATCCGGAGGACCCCTTCGGCCACTACTCCGCCGGCCTGTTCGGCGACTTCCTGCGGAGCTACCGGCCCGCGAGTCCGCCGCCCCGGCCCTACGCCGAGTCCCTCCTCGGAATGGGCGTGCTGGGCCACGCCCTGTCGCGGCGCGCGGGGCTCAACTACGGGCACGCGCTGAGGGACTTGCTGTTCAAGCCCCTGGGCCTCGTCGACACCACGGCCCGAGTCACGGAGGAGCAGCAGCCCCGCCTGACACCCGGCCACACCGCGCGAGGCAAGCCCCTGCCCGCGTGGAACTTCCCGGCCCTCCCCGGCGCGGGCGCGCTTCACTCCACCGCGCCGGACCTGCTCCGCTTCCTCGACGCCAACCTCGGGCGCGCCTCCGACGCAGGCCTCGTCCGCGCCCTGAAGCTGGCCCAGGCGCCGCGAGTGGACGCGGGCCCCGCGCGCCTGGCGCTGGGCTGGACGGTGTCCACGGTGCGCGGGCACGCGGTGGTGTGGCGCTCGTCGGTGATGGGGGGCTACACGGGCTTCCTCGGCTTCGCGCCAGCGGCGGACGCGGGGGTCGTCCTGCTCTCGGACCACGGCTGGTCGCTGCTCGCCGCGCTCCGGGGCCGGGTGCCGCTGGAAGGGCCCGGCCTCACGCTCCTCACCCGCCTGCTGCCGTGA
- a CDS encoding LamG domain-containing protein → MARAFDITTTSPTLRLDGSRRGEVAFTVTNSLGQPVRGRAVIVPEGGTPPEWFSLVDEAERDFPRDGTHLFHVRTSVPASQPAGEHAFHLLVVDQANPDEHFADGPTVAVRVPAPPVIPRKRVPWWIPVSAVTALLVIVLASVLWNRGEDEGTGGSGPVVEPEPPPLVLAFNGTTAYVDLGEPLPLEITGPITLEAWVRPTSGSGLQNIVARGYVLNPSGEIYLRILVGNYQVGSYMDGKAFGGATAPMPAEDANQWVHIAGVHDGQKWLLYRNGALLAEAPQIAGGAFPIRARWAIGARGGGGERAFNGNIRDVRIWSVARTQDQIKEDMSNPPAENAEGLSGYWPMDEGRTRRVVDHSGNEAHGFVHDAPWAPETPPETPPETPPQNPPPPQ, encoded by the coding sequence ATGGCCCGGGCGTTCGACATCACCACCACGTCACCCACGCTGCGGCTGGATGGGAGCAGGCGGGGCGAGGTGGCCTTCACCGTCACCAACTCGCTCGGCCAGCCCGTCAGGGGCAGGGCCGTCATCGTCCCCGAGGGAGGGACGCCGCCCGAGTGGTTCTCGCTCGTGGATGAGGCCGAGCGGGACTTCCCCCGGGACGGCACGCACCTCTTCCACGTCAGGACGTCCGTCCCGGCCTCGCAGCCCGCGGGCGAGCATGCCTTCCATCTGCTGGTGGTGGACCAGGCCAACCCCGACGAGCACTTCGCGGACGGGCCCACGGTGGCGGTCCGCGTGCCGGCGCCTCCGGTCATCCCCCGGAAGCGGGTGCCGTGGTGGATACCCGTGTCGGCGGTGACGGCGCTGCTCGTCATCGTGCTGGCGAGCGTGCTGTGGAATCGGGGGGAAGACGAGGGCACGGGTGGCTCGGGGCCGGTGGTGGAGCCCGAGCCCCCGCCGCTGGTGTTGGCCTTCAACGGCACCACCGCGTACGTGGACCTGGGCGAGCCCCTGCCCCTGGAAATCACCGGCCCCATCACCCTGGAGGCATGGGTCCGTCCGACGAGCGGCTCCGGCCTCCAGAACATCGTGGCCCGGGGCTACGTCCTGAATCCCAGTGGGGAAATCTACCTGCGCATCCTGGTGGGGAACTACCAGGTCGGCTCGTACATGGACGGAAAGGCCTTCGGCGGCGCGACCGCTCCCATGCCCGCGGAGGACGCGAACCAATGGGTCCACATCGCAGGCGTCCATGACGGACAGAAGTGGCTTCTCTACCGCAATGGCGCGCTGCTGGCCGAAGCGCCCCAGATTGCCGGTGGCGCCTTCCCCATCCGCGCGCGCTGGGCCATTGGAGCCAGGGGCGGCGGCGGCGAGCGCGCCTTCAATGGCAACATCCGCGACGTGCGCATCTGGAGCGTCGCCCGCACGCAGGATCAGATCAAAGAGGACATGAGCAACCCACCCGCCGAGAACGCGGAAGGGCTCTCGGGGTACTGGCCCATGGACGAAGGACGCACCCGACGCGTCGTGGACCACAGCGGCAACGAAGCCCACGGCTTCGTCCATGACGCGCCCTGGGCGCCCGAGACTCCGCCCGAAACCCCACCCGAGACTCCGCCCCAGAACCCACCTCCGCCTCAGTGA
- a CDS encoding serine/threonine-protein kinase, producing the protein MNFLCPACRTPLPGARTALVVPCAACGVQVDLARVETAPGTARLSPEVDLTGESLGGFRLTSRLGAGGMGTVYAAEGHTGPCAVKVLSALVAADPAVRTRFRREAEALRQVQHPAVVRVLSDGEERGFCWYAMERVDGPDLRARLNKDGPLPWPEVEGLARRMLEALGAAHERGFIHRDVKPGNILLAPDGAKLCDFGIARLDGATTLTESAALIGSLRYMAPEQQRLGRAVAQSDLFALGLVLYESLAGGFPGEKPLPAGVPGRLRRLLSRLLAERIEDRPDSAESARRLLERRVPVGALAVGTSAVLALATLLLLGPVAARQEPPAAKQKQDAPVTKDAPLAPALQAPELQQAAAPPEQQRQQVLPQATEPVRKAVLAPATPTKPPLSKQPVRRGDSPGTRAKKQGKLVAPELRKD; encoded by the coding sequence ATGAACTTCCTCTGTCCCGCGTGCCGTACTCCCCTCCCCGGCGCCCGCACGGCGCTGGTGGTGCCGTGCGCCGCGTGTGGCGTGCAGGTGGACCTGGCGCGCGTGGAGACGGCGCCCGGCACGGCGCGGCTGTCGCCGGAGGTGGACCTCACGGGCGAGTCGCTTGGCGGCTTCCGGCTGACGAGCCGGCTGGGCGCCGGGGGCATGGGCACGGTGTACGCGGCGGAGGGGCACACGGGGCCATGCGCGGTGAAGGTGCTGTCGGCGCTGGTGGCGGCGGACCCGGCGGTGCGGACGCGCTTCCGTCGCGAGGCCGAGGCGCTGCGGCAGGTGCAGCACCCGGCGGTGGTGCGCGTGCTGTCGGACGGCGAGGAGCGGGGCTTCTGCTGGTACGCGATGGAGCGGGTGGACGGGCCGGACCTGCGCGCGCGCCTGAACAAGGACGGTCCCCTGCCCTGGCCTGAGGTGGAGGGGCTCGCGCGGAGGATGCTGGAGGCGCTGGGCGCCGCGCACGAGCGGGGCTTCATCCACCGGGACGTGAAGCCGGGAAACATCCTGCTGGCGCCGGACGGCGCGAAGCTGTGTGACTTCGGCATTGCCCGGCTGGACGGAGCGACGACGCTGACGGAGTCCGCCGCGCTCATCGGCTCGCTGCGCTACATGGCGCCCGAGCAGCAGCGGCTGGGACGGGCGGTGGCGCAGTCGGACCTCTTCGCGCTGGGGCTGGTGCTGTACGAGTCGCTCGCCGGAGGCTTCCCCGGGGAGAAGCCGCTGCCGGCGGGAGTCCCGGGGCGCCTGCGCCGGCTGCTGTCGCGGCTGCTCGCGGAGCGCATCGAGGACCGGCCCGACAGCGCGGAGTCCGCCAGGAGGCTGCTGGAGCGGCGCGTCCCGGTGGGAGCCCTCGCCGTGGGCACCTCCGCGGTGCTGGCGCTCGCGACGCTCCTGCTGCTGGGCCCCGTGGCGGCAAGGCAGGAGCCTCCCGCCGCGAAGCAGAAGCAGGACGCCCCGGTGACGAAGGACGCGCCCCTCGCGCCAGCCCTTCAGGCCCCGGAGCTCCAGCAGGCCGCCGCGCCTCCCGAGCAACAGCGGCAACAGGTGCTGCCCCAGGCCACGGAGCCCGTCCGCAAGGCCGTGCTCGCCCCTGCCACGCCCACGAAGCCGCCTCTGAGTAAGCAACCCGTGCGACGCGGCGACAGCCCAGGCACCCGGGCAAAGAAGCAGGGGAAGCTCGTGGCGCCGGAGCTGCGCAAGGATTAG
- a CDS encoding sigma 54-interacting transcriptional regulator, translated as MRAVSRLVAMFGPCRGVARELDAPLVVGRAAEGGLQLLDEKVSREHCVISPEGAGHALKDLGSRNGTWLNGLRLQAQVPTALRAGDHVSVGESVLVYEPSFDALRSRDGESTLVLTRTRSEAARAGAPPGPDALARAGELALRAATSPSPDAAVGLVFEALESALQPSALVLLRLGPQGPRPWHTRPQGAHLTVSRELVDVALRTGRARAMPEVQARAEHDAHTTRVRRTDAHVLCAPLYSAGQPAGALCLLREQAFQDEELALAGALALAVGPSLCPPEPRGAAPGFQPPVAESANMREAMRVAEAAAPVQSTVLITGESGTGKEEVARALHALGPRVKGPFIAVNCGAIPAELAESELFGHEKGAFTGAQAAREGVFEQADGGTLFLDEVGDLPAQLQVKLLRVLQDRIVHRVGGRAGVPVDVRVVAATHRDLKEATRTGAFREDLYWRLNVVRIHLAPLRERPEDVLPLAERFLAKLGAQLGRRASGFTREASSALRACPWPGNVRQLANAIERALVLKGPGDQVGPKDLPPEVLSPDEVGTASPSSGVQGPLSEVLRAVEREHIALALKRARGVKSAAAEALGISRPTLDRKLEEYGIDLYA; from the coding sequence ATGCGGGCCGTGTCGAGACTCGTGGCGATGTTCGGTCCGTGCAGGGGCGTGGCGCGCGAGCTGGATGCTCCGCTGGTGGTGGGCCGTGCCGCCGAGGGGGGCCTGCAGCTCCTCGACGAGAAGGTCAGCCGAGAGCACTGCGTCATCTCCCCGGAAGGGGCCGGGCACGCGCTGAAGGACCTGGGCTCGCGCAACGGCACCTGGCTCAACGGGCTGCGCCTCCAGGCCCAGGTGCCCACGGCGCTGCGTGCCGGGGACCACGTGTCCGTGGGCGAGAGCGTGCTCGTGTACGAGCCCTCCTTCGACGCGCTGCGCTCCCGCGACGGCGAGTCCACGCTGGTCCTCACCCGCACCCGCTCGGAGGCGGCGCGAGCCGGCGCTCCTCCCGGACCGGACGCGCTGGCGCGAGCCGGGGAGCTGGCCCTGCGCGCGGCCACCTCCCCCTCGCCCGACGCCGCCGTGGGGCTCGTCTTCGAGGCGCTGGAGTCCGCGCTGCAACCCTCGGCGCTCGTCCTGCTGCGCCTCGGCCCGCAGGGCCCCCGTCCCTGGCACACCCGCCCGCAGGGCGCGCACCTCACGGTGAGCCGCGAGCTGGTGGACGTCGCGCTTCGGACGGGCCGGGCCCGCGCCATGCCGGAGGTCCAGGCCCGCGCGGAGCACGACGCGCACACCACCCGCGTGCGCCGCACGGACGCCCATGTCCTCTGTGCCCCGCTCTACTCCGCGGGCCAGCCGGCGGGAGCGCTGTGTCTGCTGCGCGAGCAGGCCTTCCAGGACGAGGAGCTGGCGCTGGCGGGGGCCCTGGCGCTCGCGGTGGGGCCGTCCCTCTGCCCACCCGAGCCCCGCGGCGCCGCCCCGGGCTTCCAGCCTCCGGTGGCGGAGAGCGCGAACATGCGCGAGGCGATGCGGGTGGCCGAGGCGGCGGCGCCGGTGCAGTCCACGGTCCTCATCACCGGGGAGAGTGGCACGGGCAAGGAGGAGGTGGCGCGAGCGCTCCACGCGCTGGGCCCCCGGGTGAAGGGCCCGTTCATCGCGGTGAACTGCGGCGCCATCCCCGCGGAGCTGGCGGAGAGCGAGCTGTTCGGCCACGAGAAGGGCGCCTTCACCGGAGCGCAGGCCGCGCGCGAGGGCGTCTTCGAGCAGGCGGACGGCGGCACCCTCTTCCTGGATGAAGTCGGAGACCTGCCCGCGCAGTTGCAAGTGAAGCTGCTCCGCGTGCTGCAGGACCGCATCGTCCACCGCGTGGGTGGGCGCGCGGGCGTGCCGGTGGACGTGCGGGTGGTGGCGGCCACGCACCGTGACTTGAAGGAGGCGACGCGCACGGGCGCCTTCCGCGAGGACCTCTACTGGCGGCTCAACGTGGTGCGCATCCACCTGGCCCCGCTGCGCGAGCGCCCCGAGGACGTGCTGCCGCTGGCGGAGCGCTTCCTCGCGAAGCTGGGCGCCCAGCTCGGCCGCCGCGCCTCGGGCTTCACCCGCGAAGCCAGCAGCGCCCTGCGTGCCTGCCCCTGGCCGGGCAACGTGCGGCAGCTCGCCAACGCCATTGAGCGGGCGCTGGTGCTCAAGGGGCCTGGAGACCAGGTGGGCCCGAAGGACCTGCCGCCGGAGGTGCTGTCCCCGGACGAGGTTGGAACCGCGAGCCCCTCCAGCGGTGTCCAAGGCCCGCTGTCGGAGGTGCTGCGAGCGGTGGAGCGGGAGCACATTGCCCTCGCGCTCAAGCGGGCGCGGGGGGTGAAGAGCGCGGCGGCGGAGGCGCTCGGCATCTCCCGGCCGACGCTGGACCGGAAGCTGGAAGAATACGGAATCGACCTCTACGCATGA